A genomic stretch from Dyella sp. M7H15-1 includes:
- the glgB gene encoding 1,4-alpha-glucan branching protein GlgB yields MRLAIDEYDPLLSKETLDAFSRGVLRKPADVLGAQLWDVGDVEGVHFSVWAPHAKRVAVVGDFNRWDGRRHVMRRHDKAGIWEIFIPHVAAGAAYKFEMLDQHGHVLPLKADPYAKQTECPPASASIVAPPLWRAWHDASWLARRRTLPFDAAPLSIYEVHAPSWQRDAEGGWLDWDALAARLIPYVQDQNFTHIEFLPVNEYPFGGSWGYQPTAMYAPTARLGSPGAFARFVDSCHVAGIGVIVDWVSAHFPADAHGLRAFDGTPLYEHGDPREGYHQDWHTLIYNYGKPQVRQYLIGSALAWIDRFHVDGLRVDAVASMLYRDYSRAEGEWIPNEHGGRENLEAAAFLRDLNNLIANEHPGVMMFAEESTAWPGVTRKVEQGGLGFAFKWNMGWMHDGLGYIRQDPLFRRYHHNKLTFGMVYAYAEKFILPLSHDEVVHGKGSLIARMPGDRWQKFANLRAFFGFMWGHPGKKLLFMGGEFAQWNEWQHDRALDWQLLEDPLHQGMQQLVSDLNRLLHQEPALHQRDHDPGGFAWVVGDDTHSSVYAFLRYGSEGAAPLLVVCNFTPQIRDDYRIGVPEAGLWREVCNTDSRYYGGSNVGNGGEVRAQNIPCRGYAYSLNLRLPPLATLMLRAEGNP; encoded by the coding sequence ATGAGGCTTGCCATAGACGAATACGACCCCTTGTTGTCGAAAGAAACACTGGATGCATTCAGTCGCGGCGTATTGCGCAAACCTGCTGACGTACTTGGCGCGCAGCTCTGGGATGTCGGCGATGTCGAAGGCGTGCATTTTTCGGTCTGGGCACCGCATGCGAAACGCGTCGCCGTCGTGGGTGACTTTAATCGCTGGGATGGCCGGCGCCACGTCATGCGCCGGCATGACAAAGCCGGCATCTGGGAAATTTTCATTCCGCACGTGGCAGCCGGCGCGGCCTACAAATTCGAAATGCTCGACCAGCACGGCCACGTGCTTCCGCTCAAGGCTGATCCGTACGCCAAGCAAACGGAGTGTCCGCCGGCATCCGCATCGATCGTGGCGCCACCGCTGTGGCGCGCATGGCACGACGCATCGTGGCTGGCGCGTCGCCGAACGTTGCCCTTCGACGCGGCACCGTTATCCATCTATGAAGTCCACGCACCCTCCTGGCAACGCGATGCCGAAGGCGGATGGCTAGACTGGGATGCCCTGGCCGCGCGGCTGATTCCCTATGTGCAAGACCAGAACTTCACGCACATCGAGTTTTTGCCGGTCAACGAATATCCATTTGGGGGCTCATGGGGCTATCAGCCCACAGCCATGTATGCACCGACGGCTCGTTTGGGAAGTCCGGGTGCGTTTGCGCGATTTGTCGATTCCTGTCACGTGGCAGGCATTGGCGTCATCGTCGATTGGGTCAGTGCTCACTTTCCCGCCGATGCGCATGGACTTCGCGCTTTCGACGGGACGCCCTTGTATGAGCACGGTGATCCGCGCGAAGGCTACCATCAGGATTGGCATACCCTGATCTACAACTACGGCAAGCCTCAGGTCCGCCAGTACCTGATTGGCAGCGCGCTGGCATGGATCGATCGCTTTCATGTCGACGGACTTCGCGTCGATGCAGTGGCGAGCATGCTTTATCGCGACTACAGTCGCGCCGAAGGTGAATGGATTCCCAACGAACATGGCGGCCGCGAAAACCTGGAGGCCGCTGCCTTCCTGCGTGACCTGAATAACCTGATCGCGAACGAACATCCTGGCGTGATGATGTTCGCGGAAGAGTCCACGGCTTGGCCGGGCGTTACGCGGAAAGTCGAGCAAGGTGGCCTGGGTTTCGCGTTCAAATGGAACATGGGCTGGATGCACGATGGTCTTGGTTATATCCGGCAAGATCCGTTGTTCCGACGCTATCACCACAACAAACTCACCTTCGGTATGGTCTACGCCTATGCCGAAAAATTCATCTTGCCGCTATCGCATGACGAGGTCGTGCACGGCAAGGGTTCCCTGATTGCGCGCATGCCGGGGGATCGCTGGCAGAAGTTCGCGAACCTGCGTGCGTTCTTTGGCTTTATGTGGGGGCATCCCGGGAAAAAACTGCTGTTCATGGGCGGGGAATTCGCCCAGTGGAACGAGTGGCAGCACGATCGCGCGCTCGACTGGCAACTGCTTGAAGATCCCCTTCATCAGGGCATGCAGCAATTGGTTAGCGATCTCAACCGCCTACTTCATCAGGAACCCGCCCTGCATCAGCGCGATCACGACCCGGGTGGTTTTGCCTGGGTGGTCGGCGATGACACGCATAGCTCCGTATACGCTTTTCTGCGTTATGGAAGCGAAGGTGCGGCGCCATTGCTGGTGGTATGCAACTTCACGCCGCAGATTCGTGACGATTACCGCATTGGCGTGCCGGAAGCCGGTCTGTGGCGCGAGGTGTGCAACACCGACAGCCGTTACTACGGTGGCTCCAACGTGGGTAATGGCGGCGAAGTCCGTGCCCAGAACATCCCTTGCCGCGGGTATGCGTATTCGCTCAACTTACGCCTTCCGCCGCTGGCCACACTGATGCTGAGAGCGGAGGGCAACCCGTGA
- the glgA gene encoding glycogen synthase GlgA has protein sequence MTSEMRDFIKAGGLGDVSAALPRVLSHEHDIRVLLPAYRAVLKSGSALKIVGHTRMRDGLPACDIGELVTRDGLRILVVCHDALFNREGSPYADARGEGWEDNDVRFAALSSVAADIASGHAGLDWQPDLLHLNDWTCALAACYLDWRHQATPSVLTIHNLAYQGVFPESSTQRIGAPKKATELDFHGGVSFLRGGMMRADCLTTVSDSYARQIIDPIYGCGMDRLLARCRNEGRLIGILNGIDQSWNPLYDDALPEPFSIGQWDKRRQNTADLRGELGLHTIPGPLFVFVSRMVHQKGLDLVCEAAPQIIAAGGQLALIGRGEPMYERMATMLAKRFTGRVATHIGFNEAVAHRMFAGADFLLMPSRYEPCGLSQMYAQAYGCLPIAHATGGLNDTIEDGVSGLLFQNARVSDLRNCLQRAFRIFAEPLLLEAMRGAAMLEKHGWSRSGRQYTHLYRRLCTQKAVA, from the coding sequence GTGACTTCCGAGATGAGGGATTTCATCAAGGCAGGCGGGTTGGGCGATGTCTCGGCGGCACTACCCCGCGTGCTGTCGCACGAACACGACATCCGCGTGCTGCTGCCAGCTTATCGGGCGGTGCTCAAATCAGGATCGGCACTGAAGATCGTGGGCCATACCCGCATGCGTGACGGTTTGCCTGCGTGCGATATCGGCGAACTCGTCACCCGCGATGGCCTACGTATTCTGGTGGTCTGTCATGACGCACTTTTCAATCGCGAGGGCTCGCCCTATGCGGACGCACGTGGCGAAGGCTGGGAGGACAACGATGTGCGCTTCGCAGCACTCTCTTCGGTCGCGGCAGACATCGCCAGCGGCCACGCCGGCCTGGACTGGCAGCCCGACTTGCTACACCTCAATGACTGGACCTGTGCGCTGGCAGCCTGTTATCTCGACTGGCGTCACCAGGCCACACCCAGCGTCCTGACCATTCACAATCTCGCCTATCAAGGCGTTTTTCCCGAATCCTCCACGCAGCGGATCGGTGCGCCAAAGAAGGCGACAGAGCTGGATTTCCACGGCGGCGTATCGTTTCTCCGCGGCGGCATGATGCGTGCGGACTGCCTGACTACCGTCAGCGACAGCTATGCGCGACAGATCATCGATCCCATCTACGGCTGCGGCATGGACAGGCTGTTGGCGCGGTGCCGGAACGAAGGCCGCTTGATCGGCATACTCAATGGCATCGATCAAAGTTGGAATCCGCTTTACGACGACGCCCTGCCCGAACCTTTCTCGATCGGCCAGTGGGACAAGCGTCGGCAGAACACCGCTGACCTGCGTGGGGAACTTGGATTGCACACGATACCTGGCCCGCTGTTTGTGTTCGTTTCGCGGATGGTTCACCAGAAAGGTCTCGACCTGGTGTGTGAAGCGGCGCCGCAAATCATTGCGGCGGGCGGTCAGCTCGCCTTGATCGGTCGCGGCGAACCGATGTACGAGCGCATGGCGACGATGCTGGCGAAACGCTTTACCGGCCGCGTCGCAACCCACATCGGTTTTAACGAGGCCGTCGCGCACCGCATGTTTGCCGGCGCCGATTTTCTTTTGATGCCATCGCGTTACGAGCCTTGCGGCCTTAGCCAGATGTATGCGCAGGCCTACGGTTGCCTGCCGATTGCGCATGCTACCGGCGGTCTGAATGACACGATCGAAGATGGCGTATCCGGACTGCTGTTCCAGAACGCGCGCGTCAGCGATTTGCGTAACTGCCTGCAACGTGCTTTCCGGATTTTTGCAGAACCGCTGTTGCTTGAGGCCATGCGCGGAGCCGCCATGCTGGAGAAGCACGGCTGGAGCCGCTCCGGCCGGCAGTACACCCATCTCTACCGACGGCTTTGCACGCAAAAGGCAGTCGCATGA